A part of Candidatus Korarchaeota archaeon NZ13-K genomic DNA contains:
- a CDS encoding 50S ribosomal protein L44e: MQVPATIRTYCPRCRRHTPHKVSLYKAGRARTLSWGQRQLERKRRGYGGEPRGMLRRKAKTTKKALLVLTCEECGRKVLRNLGRLAKVEVQR, from the coding sequence ATGCAGGTGCCGGCGACGATTAGAACCTACTGTCCCAGGTGCAGGAGGCACACGCCCCACAAGGTCTCGCTCTACAAGGCCGGAAGGGCCAGGACTCTCTCCTGGGGCCAGAGGCAGTTGGAGAGGAAGAGGAGGGGCTATGGAGGGGAGCCCAGGGGGATGCTGAGGAGGAAGGCCAAGACGACGAAGAAGGCCCTCCTGGTGCTCACGTGCGAGGAGTGCGGGAGGAAGGTCCTGAGGAACCTGGGAAGGCTGGCCAAGGTGGAGGTGCAGAGGTGA
- a CDS encoding 30S ribosomal protein S27e — MRELIPLPKSYFVRVRCPRCGNEQVIFSHASRVVRCHVCEEVLARPRGGKAEILAPQMERLGLMSPKTD, encoded by the coding sequence ATGAGGGAGCTCATACCGCTGCCCAAGAGCTACTTCGTCAGGGTCAGGTGCCCCAGGTGTGGGAACGAGCAGGTCATATTCTCCCACGCCTCCAGGGTCGTGAGGTGCCACGTCTGCGAGGAGGTCCTGGCCAGACCCAGGGGAGGGAAGGCCGAGATACTGGCCCCGCAGATGGAGAGGCTCGGGTTAATGTCGCCTAAGACAGATTGA